From a region of the Syngnathus scovelli strain Florida chromosome 19, RoL_Ssco_1.2, whole genome shotgun sequence genome:
- the tube1 gene encoding tubulin epsilon chain, protein MTQSIVVQVGQCGNQIGCRFWDLALQEHAHYNQRGLYDDTTGTFFRNVDSVSWNGVCCGSANGRIQQLKARAVLLDMEEGVIGEFLKGPLRELFDSTQLLTGVSGAGNNWAAGHLTYGSTYKDEIVDQLRRAAEQCHCLQSFFLIHSMGGGTGSGLGTKVLRLLKDEFPEVCRIVIPVCPSVDDDVIVSPYNSMLAMRELTENADCVLLVENQALVDILNTEHTCHGTQHAKGNIISAKDRLTGSEKPFDAMNDIVANMLLNLTSSARFEGSLNMDLNEIAMNLVPFPRLHYLVPSLSPVYRLAQVSHPIRRMDKLFSDVFRKGHQLIKAEPKRSLYFGCALMLRGDAQVSDLRRNIERLKPTVRFVSWNPEGWKTSLCSVPPVGLSQSLLALANTTTIKSTFMEMRERFQKLYRKKAHLHHYLEVDGMEESLFSEAVTSLDALIEEYCDQEAGAGKFMPVPERLKVA, encoded by the coding sequence ATGACCCAGTCTATTGTAGTTCAAGTCGGACAGTGTGGAAACCAGATCGGTTGTCGCTTTTGGGACCTGGCTTTGCAAGAGCATGCCCATTACAACCAAAGGGGATTGTATGACGACACCACCGGCACCTTTTTTCGCAATGTGGACTCGGTGAGCTGGAATGGCGTCTGTTGTGGTTCTGCTAATGGGAGAATCCAGCAGCTGAAAGCGAGAGCGGTGCTGCTGGACATGGAGGAGGGTGTAATCGGTGAGTTCCTGAAAGGGCCTTTGCGAGAGCTTTTTGACAGCACTCAGCTCCTCACGGGCGTGTCAGGTGCGGGCAACAACTGGGCAGCTGGCCACCTGACTTACGGTTCGACCTACAAGGACGAGATTGTGGATCAGCTGAGGAGGGCAGCAGAGCAGTGTCACTGTCTGCAATCCTTTTTTCTGATCCACTCGATGGGAGGAGGTACAGGTTCAGGGCTTGGGACCAAAGTACTGCGCCTTCTTAAGGATGAATTTCCAGAGGTGTGTCGCATTGTTATACCTGTCTGCCCATCTGTGGATGACGATGTCATTGTGTCACCCTACAACAGTATGCTGGCCATGAGAGAGCTCACAGAGAATGCTGACTGTGTTCTGCTGGTAGAGAACCAGGCACTGGTGGACATTTTGAACACGGAACACACATGCCATGGCACACAACACGCGAAAGGCAACATCATCTCGGCAAAGGACAGGCTGACGGGCTCTGAGAAGCCTTTTGATGCTATGAATGACATTGTTGCTAACATGCTACTCAACCTTACCAGTTCTGCCCGTTTTGAGGGTTCCCTCAATATGGATCTGAATGAAATTGCCATGAACCTGGTTCCTTTCCCTCGATTACACTATCTGGTTCCAAGTCTAAGTCCTGTCTACAGACTTGCGCAGGTCAGCCACCCGATAAGAAGAATGGATAAGCTCTTTAGCGATGTCTTCAGAAAAGGCCACCAGTTGATCAAAGCAGAGCCAAAGCGCAGTCTCTACTTTGGCTGTGCCCTCATGCTTAGGGGGGATGCTCAAGTGTCAGACCTGCGCAGGAATATTGAGAGGTTAAAGCCCACGGTGCGCTTTGTGTCATGGAACCCGGAAGGCTGGAAGACAAGTCTTTGTTCTGTGCCCCCTGTTGGTCTCTCTCAATCCCTGTTAGCCCTGGCCAACACTACCACTATCAAATCCACATTCATGGAGATGAGAGAACGATTCCAAAAACTTTATCGGAAGAAGGCACACTTACATCATTACCTCGAAGTCGATGGGATGGAGGAGAGTTTATTCTCAGAGGCCGTAACATCCCTCGATGCTTTGATTGAGGAGTACTGTGATCAGGAAGCTGGCGCAGGGAAATTCATGCCTGTTCCAGAAAGATTAAAAGTAGCTTAA
- the LOC125986917 gene encoding regulation of nuclear pre-mRNA domain-containing protein 1A isoform X2: MSSFSEAALEKKLSELSNSQQSVQTLSLWLIHHRKHSKTIVHVWYDELVKAPVSRKLTFLYLANDVIQNSKRKGPEFTQDFAPIIVDAFKHVYRECEDGCKKQLGRVLSIWQERAVYENELLDQLSRVIYGERKPIKRSYESIQTLNDNFPSQTSPAEPPKTSELIRALQELENATSGDSLLRQRISSLPAEVQDTSLLHRITDKESGARFSRQVDDACMLLADYSGRLAAEIDDRRQLTRTLTSFLQSQRDGLVHNEHKLEEYKRKLARVSQVRK, encoded by the exons ATGTCCTCGTTCTCCGAAGCTGCTCTCGAGAAGAAACTGTCCGAGCTCAGCAACTCTCAGCAGAGCGTTCAGACGCTGTCGCTGTGGCTCATCCACCACAGGAAACACTCCAAGACCATCGTGCACGTTTGGTACGACGAGCTCGTTAAAG CTCCGGTGTCACGCAAACTGACCTTCCTGTACTTGGCCAATGACGTCATTCAGAACAGCAAGAGGAAAGGACCTGAGTTCACCCAGGATTTTGCGCCTATCATTGTCGATGCGTTCAAACATGTTTACAG AGAGTGCGAGGATGGTTGTAAGAAGCAACTGGGCCGAGTGTTGTCCATCTGGCAGGAGAGAGCCGTCTACGAAAATGAGCTACTGGACCAGCTCTCCAGAGTCATCT ATGGTGAGAGGAAGCCCATCAAGAGGTCCTACGAGTCCATCCAAACACTGAACGACAACTTTCCCAGCCAGACTTCTCCAGCCGAGCCCCCGAAG ACTTCGGAGCTGATCCGAGCGCTGCAGGAGCTGGAGAACGCAACCTCGGGAGACTCGCTGCTGCGTCAGCGCATTTCCTCGCTGCCCGCTGAGGTGCAGGACACGTCGCTGCTGCACAGGATTACAG ATAAGGAGTCGGGCGCACGTTTCTCGCGGCAGGTAGACGACGCCTGCATGCTGCTGGCCGACTACAGTGGCCGGCTGGCGGCCGAAATTGACGACCGGCGGCAGCTGACACGCACGCTAACCAGCTTCCTGCAGAGCCAGCGTGACGGTCTGGTTCACAACGAGCACAAACTCGAA GAATACAAACGCAAACTGGCCCGAGTGAGCCAGGTCCGGAAATGA
- the LOC125986917 gene encoding regulation of nuclear pre-mRNA domain-containing protein 1A isoform X1 has translation MSSFSEAALEKKLSELSNSQQSVQTLSLWLIHHRKHSKTIVHVWYDELVKAPVSRKLTFLYLANDVIQNSKRKGPEFTQDFAPIIVDAFKHVYRECEDGCKKQLGRVLSIWQERAVYENELLDQLSRVIYGERKPIKRSYESIQTLNDNFPSQTSPAEPPKTSELIRALQELENATSGDSLLRQRISSLPAEVQDTSLLHRITDKESGARFSRQVDDACMLLADYSGRLAAEIDDRRQLTRTLTSFLQSQRDGLVHNEHKLEEYKRKLARVSQVRKELRSRLNNLPGGLRDAST, from the exons ATGTCCTCGTTCTCCGAAGCTGCTCTCGAGAAGAAACTGTCCGAGCTCAGCAACTCTCAGCAGAGCGTTCAGACGCTGTCGCTGTGGCTCATCCACCACAGGAAACACTCCAAGACCATCGTGCACGTTTGGTACGACGAGCTCGTTAAAG CTCCGGTGTCACGCAAACTGACCTTCCTGTACTTGGCCAATGACGTCATTCAGAACAGCAAGAGGAAAGGACCTGAGTTCACCCAGGATTTTGCGCCTATCATTGTCGATGCGTTCAAACATGTTTACAG AGAGTGCGAGGATGGTTGTAAGAAGCAACTGGGCCGAGTGTTGTCCATCTGGCAGGAGAGAGCCGTCTACGAAAATGAGCTACTGGACCAGCTCTCCAGAGTCATCT ATGGTGAGAGGAAGCCCATCAAGAGGTCCTACGAGTCCATCCAAACACTGAACGACAACTTTCCCAGCCAGACTTCTCCAGCCGAGCCCCCGAAG ACTTCGGAGCTGATCCGAGCGCTGCAGGAGCTGGAGAACGCAACCTCGGGAGACTCGCTGCTGCGTCAGCGCATTTCCTCGCTGCCCGCTGAGGTGCAGGACACGTCGCTGCTGCACAGGATTACAG ATAAGGAGTCGGGCGCACGTTTCTCGCGGCAGGTAGACGACGCCTGCATGCTGCTGGCCGACTACAGTGGCCGGCTGGCGGCCGAAATTGACGACCGGCGGCAGCTGACACGCACGCTAACCAGCTTCCTGCAGAGCCAGCGTGACGGTCTGGTTCACAACGAGCACAAACTCGAA GAATACAAACGCAAACTGGCCCGAGTGAGCCAGGTCAGGAAAGAGCTGCGATCCCGCTTGAACAATCTCCCGGGTGGCCTCCGTGACGCCTCCACCTGA